The Malus sylvestris chromosome 14, drMalSylv7.2, whole genome shotgun sequence genome segment TTTGGATgcgcttttaaaataattgaaagcgttttttgtgaaaatgattttagaaccaatccttagtaaaaatgcaagtaaatcctgaaaaagcacttcaagtgcttcctagaagaagcacatacagaagcaccaattatgtgtttttggaatccaaaaaacattttctctaaatatgctttcaattattttaaaagtacattcaAAATAGCCCTTAATTAGCTTTGCTTATTTTTTATACTTCAAATATTTTAGCCGTCAAGATTATAAAGGCATACGTCCAATCCAATCAATGGCTCCACAACTCGCCAACCAACTCATCACCCTTTTGAACAAACAAATCAGTCGAACAAAGCGACGGTGCTGGTCTTTCCACGTTATCATGCAGCTCATCCTGCTTTCGATTATGGACACGTGGAAAGCCAGTCGTTCATCGTACACAAACCTCGCACGTGCAGAAACTCTACGATAACAGGCCAGATCAGTTAGTCGCACGTACGAAACGCTTCCTATATAAATTCACTCCGACTGTAATTTGGAAGGCAGAAGCTGCTCTGCTGAAACGAGAAAGAGCGAACCTCCCCTCCCTGGCTCGCCGGAATAATCCCAATTTCCAGGTTTGAAATATCtgccatttatttattttacaaaaaagCTCAAgatttctatttaaattaattattatttctgTTTTCTTGTTTCATTGTTTCATTGTGTGAGGATATTTTCAGTTAGATTGGTGATTTATAGTTTGATTAATTTTGCTTTGTGATCATCATTTTCAGTAATCCAATAGAAATGATCGTTTTTCCGGCGAATTCCGTTTCCAAGCTGACCTAGTAATCTGCCGAATAGCGTAGAGAAAGGGGGGAATCTCATTTTCGTTTTGCCAACTTGGGTTAAGGAGAATTCCATTATTTGTTGGTGGTCATGCCGTACCGTGTTCGTGAAAATCTATTCATCGGCAACATCAGCGATGCAGCAGAGATTCTCCAAAATGGTAGCACAGAGATCACGCATATTCTATCGCTTCTTAGTTCAGCGTCAATATCGTTTTTCTTCGAATGGAAGGGTTTAACAATTCCCACCACGGAAATTAAGAAGGTGTATGCTGGCGGGTCTGGTGGTGCCTCGGCTTCCGAGGGTGATTCCGGTGACGGGAAAAAAAGTTGTTCAGCGTCCGATAAGCTTCTGTACTTGTTGGAATATGCAGGCAAGGATTTGAAGCTGGTGAGAATGGGGGTTCCACTAAGAGATATGGAGAATGAAGATTTGTTGGATCATTTGGACGTGTGTTTGGATTTTATTGATAAGAGTAGAAAAGAGGGGTCTGTTTTGGTCCATTGCTTTGCTGGCGTGTCTAGAAGGTACTCATTATTTTGACCCTTTATCGTTCTTCTGTTTAGTTTTGTTCTGGTTCTCGTTAATACCTTCAAGCAGCTTGATTACCACAAGTGAACGTAGCTGCAGTTAGCTCTGTGTTGGTATTCATTCAACTTGATTCTAGGAACAACAAAGTTCTGTTTAAAGATACTTGTCCTCTTACCGAACGTTATGCAAATCCATTTCTTATAGCAAATCCACAATTGTTgaataaaaggtcgtacccagtgcacaaggctcccgctttacgcagggtctgggagaggtgaatgtcggctagccttacccccatttatggagaggctgctcccaagtctcgaacccgagacctatcgctcatgggcgaaggcacttgccatcgcaccaagtgcgacctctaaatCCACAATTGTTGAATGCGTACGATAAATTATCTTTGAACCCTTCATAAGGCAGAAACAGCATGTGAATTTTTTATAGTCTACCTGCTTTTACTGCGTGTCTTTTAATACTATTTTTGCTTGTTGGGACCGATAGTGTATCCTCTTctcttttgggttttatttttcttaaacaTGTAAGTTTTGTTAGAAAAGTTAACAATTAGAGCTGCGCACAATTCTGCAAACATATATCGGAAATTGTCAAAAGGCCCACATGCTCTTAGTTTTTCCAGTTTTCTGAATCCAAATTTATGGCATTTTCAACCTTATTTGCATGTGTCCATTGCAGTGCAGCTATCATTACAGCATACCTGATGAGAACAGAACATCTATCACAAGAAGGTGTGACAAATCCATTTTAAGTATTGCTAGTCTTCATATATAGCTTATTGCTGCTGTTGTATTTTTTTGAAATCCAAATAGTTCTTGTCAGTTTGAGATAAAAATAGTTTTGACAAGCGTGTATAACTTGAAGGGGTATAAAAATGTCTAAGTAATTGCCTTGGGCGAAAAATACAGCCAATTAATGCTTAACTGCTCAGACTTTAATCCCTTTCTTCCCTCATACGTATTCCTACAGATGCATTAAACTCCCTGCGGCAAATCTGCAAGTCTGTTTGCCCCAACGATGGTTTTCTTGATC includes the following:
- the LOC126599491 gene encoding uncharacterized protein LOC126599491 — encoded protein: MPYRVRENLFIGNISDAAEILQNGSTEITHILSLLSSASISFFFEWKGLTIPTTEIKKVYAGGSGGASASEGDSGDGKKSCSASDKLLYLLEYAGKDLKLVRMGVPLRDMENEDLLDHLDVCLDFIDKSRKEGSVLVHCFAGVSRSAAIITAYLMRTEHLSQEDALNSLRQICKSVCPNDGFLDQLKMYENMGFKVDHASPIYRSFHLKVLGESYHRGNRIDSSIFGADPGVATEVASGVEATSNEGKTVKPAFRCKKCRRVVALQDNVVDHIPGEGEQSFGWRKRKSSNSYNKSEDSESECSSIFIEPLKWMAAVEEGAMEGKLFCVHCEARLGYFNWAGIQCSCGSWITPAFQLHKSRVDVSTI